TCCCGGAAGGTGTGGTCCTTGTCCAGGTAGGCTCCTCCGAACTTCAGACGGGCCGTGAGTCCGGACCATGGCGTAAAGGGCAGCGTCACGTCCAGCTTGAAGTCCCGGTTGGATTCTTCAAGGTTCCTGAAGTAACGGGTCGGCGCCGCGTAATTGGACAGGGCGATCGTGTAGCTGTCGATATCGGGCGCACCTTCGCCGGCCGCGTCGACCGTCTGGAATTCGTTGGTGAAGTAACGAAGGTCGGGCTCGTCCTGGGTCGACCGGATGAATGCGCCGGTCCATTCGATTTCCATGTTGGATACGGACGGCATTACGTGCTTGCCGCGGAACTGCAGAGACCGCATCTCGCGCTCGATGAAGGACAGCACGCGGGTCTCGTACCGCACGTTTTCACCGGGCAGGGAGGATGGCCATGCGCCGGTCTGGAATCGGGACAGTTTTTCGCCGCTGCGGTTGTAAAGCACGTTGACGCCGATCTCGTGGGTGATGCTCGGTTGGTAGGTAGCGTTCACGAGGCCGCCCCAGAGTACTTCTTCGGACCCGCTCATGTCCGTCGCGAATCGCTCCCTGTTCAACCCTTCGGCCTCCCGGGACACGCGCTTCCATATCCCGGACGCGCCGTTGTCATACGCCGAGACGTTCCGGTTGTAGCTCACGCTGCCCAGCATCCCGAACGGGCGTTCCGCGATCTCCGTCTGGTTGCCTATTGAAAACGCGTAGCTCTGGCCGAGCCCGCCTTCTATGGTGGTCGGTGTCATCGACTTGTCGGCAAACGACTTGGAATAAAGGTCCAGGAGTTGCGCGGCTTCCGGGTCCCGGAGCGCGCTGGTGATGCCGGGAATCTCCACATCGGGATTCTGCAGGGGCAGGGGTATATCCCGGGTGCCGTCGTCGAAGCCCAGGAAATCGTACTCACCGCCCTCGTAGCTCAGCATGTCCTTGAAGGAAGACTGGGTGTTGTACTTCGTGGACGTGGAAAAGGACATGGTGAAAGACTCGGGCAGGGACTTGGTCTTCACGTTGACGCTGCCGCCGGTGAAGTTGCCCGGCTTGTCCGGCGTGAAGGTCTTTTCCGTGGTGATGTTGTCCAGCAGGTTCGCCGCGAAGATGTCCATCTGGACCGACTTGCTGTTGGGATCGGCGTTCGGCAGGGCGGTGCCGTTCAGCTGCGCTGTACTGTAGCGTTCGCCCAGTCCGCGAATGTAGACGTACTTGCCGTCCACCACCGATGCGCCGGTAACGCGGGTCATGGCCGCGGCCACGTCTCCCTGGGCGCCCCGGGAGATATCCTCGGCGCTGATGGCGTCGCTGATGGAAAGGGCGTTCTGGCGGCGCTTGAGCAGTGACGCTTCCGTGTTTTCCAGGGACCGGGCCGTCACCTCCACCACGTCCGCCACGATGAGTTCCTGTTCGACGGTTATGTCTATTCTGCTCACCTGGTCCGGTTCGACATGGACCCCGGTGACCCGCTTCGCCGCGTACCCGATCATGGATACACGGACGGTGTGCAGTCCCGCCGGGACGTTCCGGATCAGGTAGGCGCCTTCGAGATCGGCCATCGCGCCAAGCTCCAGTCCCACCACCACCACCGTGGCGCCGATAAGCGGATCGCCCGTCGCCGCGTCGACGACCGTACCCGATATACGGCCCATGGACGCCTGTCCCCGGACCTCCATCGCTGTGCCGGCAAGGAGCGCGAGAACGACCGCGAGTGCGGCCACGACTACCGCTGCCCGCATCGATGCGGCCAGCCGGTTTCTGTCGTATTTCGCGTAATGGCCGTTCCGGAACCGGTATGTCTTCGTCATGTACGGCATCTCCCCTTGTTTTCGTCGAATCAATCCGTCTGCGGGTGCCTGGAACGCAAGCTTGAATCAAACACGGTGCAAATATAAAAAGGTTATTTGACGATTCTGTTACGAACAGCATACAAGGCCATGACGTTATGAATAAAGTTTGGTTTTTCCGGTCGGATGCGGCCGGCGGGTCAAAGACGGCTTGACAAAACCGCCGTCCGTCTTGCTTTATGGATACTTGATCCAGGCTCGAAACCGCATATCCTCCAGGTGGCTTTAGTCATGTCTTCCGCGAATGGGAACAACTCCAGGACCGCCACGGTTCGAACCATCGCCTCTAAGAGAGCGGGGCGCCGGTTCACCCACAAGCCCCGGCCTCCCGTCGCGCCGCTGGTGACGAACTACTGGCGCCCGGAACACTTCTTCAACCGGGAACTGAGCTGGATGGAGTTCAACGCGCGGGTGCTGGAGGAAGCGCTCGACCCGTCGGTTCCCCTGCTGGAACGGGTGAAGTTCCTGGCCATATTCAGCACCAACCTGGACGAGTTCTTCATGATCCGCGTCGCCGGCGTCAAGAGACAGATCGACGCGCAGGTCCAGTCCACGCGGACCGCCGACGGCCTGAGTCCCCGGGAGGTAATGACCGCGCTCTCGTCCCGGATGCACGAACTGGTCAACAAGCAGCACGGACTCTTCATCAACGAGATCTTCCCGCAACTCACCGAGCAGGGCATCGACATCCTCGAGCCGGAGCAACTCAGCCCTTCGCAGAAGGCCTATCTGGACGAGTACTTCCGGAAGACCATCCTGCCGGTGGTGACCCCGCTGGCGGTGGACCCGGGCCATCCGTTTCCCTACCTGGCCAACGGCACGCTCTGTCTCGTGGCTGAAATCCGCAAGATCCAGAAATCCGTTTTCCCCCATACGAACCTCTCGGTCATCCACCTGCCCACCTCGGTCATGCCGCGGTTCCTCGAACTCCCGTCCGAAAACGGCCGGCAGGCGTTCTTCATGCTGGAGGACGTCATCCAGATGAACCTCGACCTGTTCTACAACGGTTACGAGGTGCTGAACTGCGCGTCGATCCGCGTGACGCGGGACGCCGACGTGGACTACGAGGAGGAAGGCGCGGAGGACCTGCTCAAGGTCATCGAGGAGGGCATTCGCAACCGGCGCAACGGGGCCGCGGTACGGTTGCAGTACGACCCAGAGCTGTCTTCGCGCATCCTGGACGTCCTGGTGGACGAACTGGAACTGGAGCCGGAGGATCTCTACCCCACGGAAGGCTTCACCGCTTTCTCCGATCTCATCGAACTGTACGACGCCGTCGACCGGCCCGATCTCATGGACGAACCCTTCCCGCCCCAGCCGGCGACGCCCTTCGAAGGCGCGCCTTCCATCTGGGAGGCCATCAGGAAGGACGATATCCTGCTGCACCACCCCTTTCATCAGTTCAACGCGGTGGTCCGGTTCGTTTCGGAAGCGGCGGAGGATCCCCAGGTACTCGCCATCAAAATGACGCTGTACCGGGTCAGCGCCAATTCGCCTATCACCCGGGCGTTGACGCGAGCGGCGCAGAACGGCAAGGAAGTCTCGGTGCTGCTGGAGTTAAAGGCCCGGTTCGACGAGGCCGCGAATATCCAGTGGGCCAGGCAGCTGGAGGAGGCGGGGGCCCATGTCATCTACGGCATACCGGGCATCAAGGTCCACTGCAAGGCCTGCCTGGTCGTGCGCCGGGAGGGCGAGGGGATACACCGGTACTGTCACCTGGGTACGGGGAATTACAACGACAAGACGGCGCGTATCTACGCCGATTTCGGCCTGTTCACCGACAAGGAGGAATTCGGCGAGGACGTGACGCAACTGTTCAACCTGCTGACCGGCTACGCGCTGCCCTCGCGCTTTCACCATCTCATCCTTTCGCCCACGTCGATGCGGGAGGACATGGTGAAGCGGCTTCAGCGGGAGAGCGACCGGGCCCGCGCCGGGCATCCGGCCCTGGTGATCGCGAAGATCAATTCCCTCGTTGACCCGGACATGATCGTGGCCCTGTACCAGGCCTCCCAGGCCGGCGTGCGGATACAGCTGATCATCCGCGGCATATGCTGCCTGAGACCGGGCGTACCGGGATTGAGCGAGAACATCAGCGTCATCAGCATCGTCGACCGGTTCCTCGAGCACGTCCGGCTGTTCTATTTCTACAACGACGGAGACCCGGAATACCTGTTTTCAAGCGCGGACTGGATGGACCGGAACCTCAACCGCCGGGTCGAGATATCGTTCCCGGTCATCGACCGGGCACTCCAGGCGGAGCTGTGGGCGTATTTGAAGATACAGTTGAAGGACAACGTGAAGGCGCGTGAATTGCAGTCGGACGGGACGTACCGGTACGTGAAGAAAGCGGGAAGACGCTTCCAGTCGCAGCGGGAACTGTACGAACTGGCCTGCGAGACCGTGAGGATCAACGCGGACCTGAAGATGAAGCGCTCCGCGGCTTCCCGGACTGCGCTGACCGCCCGGAACTGAGGGGATTCGGGAGAAAACCGGTACCAGGGTCAGCCGGTACCGGGGGACAACCGTTACACAAAAAACAGGCGGACCAGGGAGATTGAGTCTTCCCCGGTCCGCCTGTGTGTTTTTACGCCGACTACGTCTCAGTTACCACCCGATACGGGCCTTCGTCCTTTTCAGGAGAATGGTAACGACGCCGGCGTATAGGACGGTGCTGACCGGATCGATGATCGCGTCAAGGGTCGCGCCGATCGCCGGTATGTTGCTTAGCACGTCCATGCCCGCTGCTGCGCCGACGGCAATGGTGACCGCCAGGTAGCCCGTGGCGTCTTCCGCGTCGACCGACAGGTGCGCGTGCAACAGGCCGAGGATGACCAGCAACAGCCCGACAACGGTACCGTCAAGCAGCATACCGCTAACCAGCCCCTCATGCAACGCCAGCAGCACCGCGAGTCCAACGACTATCCGGGATGCCATATATCTTACCTCCTAAGCACTTGAAAACGACTCGGTTCAGGGAAGGCCGGGTAAACCTTCGCGGCACGGAAAGCCGCGGGTCCCCGGCACGGAAGGCCGCGGGTCGCGGCCGCCTATCCCTTGAGCCGGTTTAACGTACGCATGATCAGGATGGAAAACACGCTGGCGTACAGCGCTGAGCTGGCCGGATCCAGAATGCCGTCCAGGGACATTCCGATGACCGGTATGCCACTCAACACGTCTGCGCCCGCCGCCGCGCCTACCGCGATAGTCACGACCAGGTAGTCCGTTGCGTCCTCAGCGTCTACCCCCACGAAGCCGTAGGCGATACCCAGGAGCACAATCAGGATCATTATGGCTCCGCCATCATTCATCATGCCACCAGCCAACCCCTGGATGATCGCCAAAAGGGCGATCAAACCCACAATTACTCTGGTTGCCATATCTACCTCCTGGAGGAGAATGGTTTTGCCACCGGCCCGCACCAGCGCGTTGCCGTGGCGGGAACTACGGCGAGACGAACTTGCGTCGCGTACGCACAGTAAGCCGCACCTGTCACTAACTTCCTTCGAAACGGTTCAGTCGGACGCGCGCGTCCGCGCATCGTGCGACTGCCTTCAGAAGCCTGGCCGGAGTCCTGCGTATCGGGGTCTTGTTCCCGATGGTTTATTTTGTTTTTTGGGTTATGTACCCAATAAATATCAGAAGGGAAGCACTGTCAAGGGTAAATGTGTTTTTTGATCCAAAAAACACAGGAAACAAAGCGGAAGAACACGGCGGTCCGTTGATCGAGCACAGACCATGAAACGAGCGGTCCCGGCCAGCACATCCCACCGGGTGCCGCGAGTGGGGATGGTGTGGTCTAAGTGGTTCCACCCGTGGTAGTTTCGCCGACCGATTCTCCTGGCGTGCGGGCGGGGCGTCCGGTCACTTCGGACTGTTCGTCTTCCGACGGCTCGTTTTCGGTCCACGCGGGCAGGGAGAGGTAGAAGGTCGCGCCTTCGCCGAGCCTGCTCTCGACCCATGCCCGGCCGTTGAGCAGTTCCATGGTGTGCCGGACGATCGCCAGGCCCAGGCCGGTTCCGCCCAGGGCCCTGGACCGCGCCCGGTCAACCCGGAAAAAACGTTCGAAGATCCGGGGAAGCGCCTCGGACGGAATGCCCGGTCCGGTGTCGGAAACCGACAGGACGATCTCATCGACCCGCTCCTCGGTGCCGATGGTAATCGATCCGCCATTCTCCGTGTATTTCACGGCGTTGTCCACCAGATTGGACAGGGCCCGCTCCATGAGTTCGGGATCTCCGCGGGCCGGCCTGTCCGTTTCGAAACGCAGGGAGAGCGCCAGTTGCTTGCGGTCGACCTGTTTCGCGAAAATCTCGGCAACCCGTTCCGAAACCCGGTCCAGGCGGCAGGAGGTGAATTCGACCTCGTACCGGCCCGATTCTATGCTGGACAGTTGCAGCAGGTCCTCGACCAGCGCCTGGAGCCGGTCGGCATGATGCTGGATGGACGTCATGAAACGGCGCAGCGCGGCGGTATCTTCCATGGCGCCGTCCAGCAGCGTCTCCACAAAACCCTTGATGGAGGTCAGCGGCGTCCTGAGTTCGTGAGACACGTTGGCCACGAAGTCCTTCCTGACCTGCTCAAGGCGGCGCAGTTCGGTCATGTCGTGGAACACGGCGACCACGCCGTGCAGCTGCTCCCCGATGCGTACGGGAGTCAGGTGTACCTGGAAGATGCGCTGGTTCCACTCCAGGGTCAGGTCGAACACGGTATCCTCGTGCAGGGACGGCGCCGAATCGATCGCGGCGTCCACCACGCTCTGCAGGTCGTGGTTGCGCACGACCTCGATCGGTCGCTTGTTCAGGCACCACGCGTCCACGTCCATCATGCGCTTGAAAGCCGGATTGACCATCAGGATCCGCCCTTCCGCGGAGGTCACCATTACGCCTTCCGCCATACCGGACAGCACCGCTTCGAGCTGGGCGTTCTCTTCCCGGATCCGCGAAAGCCTTTCCTTTGATTGCGCGGCCATCTCGTTCAGGGCGGCCGCCAGTGAGGAGAGTTCGACGTGCGCCGGCGCGGAAGCGGCGACCTCGAGGTCGCCGGCGGCCTGGCGACGGGCGACTTCCGTCATGCGTTCGATCGGTCGGGACACCAGTCTCTCCGTGCCCCAGCTCAGCACGACGCTCAACAGGAGGCCGATGCCAAGGGCCGCGAGCACGATCTTCCATATATGGGATTCGATCCAACGGAACTGCTGCAGCGGCAGCGCGACCCGAACTACGCCCCTTGCCTGTTCGGTGCGGAAGGGGACCGCCACATAGGCCATGTCGGTTTCCAGCGTGTTGCTGTAGCGGATGCTGTTACCGATCCCCGACGCGATGGCTTCGAGGATCTCCGGCCGGTCGCCGTGGTTCTCCAAGAGGGGAACGGACGAAAGGGGGATGGACGAATCACCGGCCACGACGCCGTCGTCCCGCACCACGGTTACGCGGGCGCCGCACTGCTCACCCAGGCGGTCCGCGATCGGATCGATCGTTTCGGGGGAAAGGGACGGAAGCGGCGTGTTTTCCAGGTAGGACTGGATCAGGCGGGCGTCATTGAGCAACTGCTCGCGGGTATGGCCGCTGACGTCCTCGCGGAGGGACGTGTTCAGATAGATGTACACGGCGCCCGCCACCACCAGGGTAAAGGCGACGTAGCCGACCAGGATCTTTGTCTGTAGCGAAAATCGCATGACAGGGCCTACCTGGCGAAGCGGTATCCGACCCCCCGCACCGTTTCCACCATGCCGGCGGCCTCGCCGAGTTTCTCTCGCAATCGCTTGATGTGGGCGTCCACGGTGCGTCCGTACCCCATGTAGTCATATCCCCAGACCACGTCGAGCAGTTCCTCCCGGGTCTGTACCCTGCCGCGCCGCTGAAAGAGAACGGCCAGGAGCTTGAACTCGGTGGCCGTCAGGGACACCGAGCTTCCCGATACGGACACGTGGTGGCCTTCCACGTCGATGACCAGGGATCCCGCCCGGACGGGGCCCGCGGTTTCCGGCTCGGTCCGGCGGCGCAGGATGTTCCGGATGCGCAGGGCGATCTCCCGGGGGCTGAAGGGTTTGACCACATAGTCGTCGGCCCCCAGTTCAAGACCGATGATCCGGTCGATTTCCTCGCTCTTCGCGGTCAGCATAAGGATGGGTATGAACCTCGTGCGTTCGTCCTGTTTCAGAATGCGGCAAACATCGGTGCCTTCGAGTCCGGGCAGCATGAGGTCGAGCACGATGAGATCAGGGGCCTCGTCGCGGGCTTTTTCAAGCGCGGCCGAGCCGTCCGCCGCCACGATGACGTCGAAGCCGGATTTCTCCAGATTGTACTGGATGATTTCCACGATATCGGGCTCGTCGTCTACGACAAGTATCGTTTGGCGCATTCCCCATCCTGTCTGCTTTCTGGGACCACCTCGCGCGCGTCCCGCGGGTCGAATTGTCTCGCGCGCGCGCCGCGGGCCATCGACACGCAGATCGACGCGCAGGCGGCTCATTCGAGGTATCCGAAATATACCTGGCGCGGGGTCTGTTGAAAACACAAAACGGCGGCCGGACCCGCGATCGGGCGTGTGTACGGGCAGGCAATAACGCCTACTTTGCCGAAGGGCACAGGTCGCTCAGGACACATTCGTCGCATTTCGGACGCCGGGCGATGCACGTCTTCCTGCCGTGAGCCGCCAGGAGGTGACCGAGGCCGGTCCAGTCCGATTCCGGCACGACCTTCATCAGGTCGCGCTCGATCCGGTCGGGGTCGGCATGTTTCGCGAA
This DNA window, taken from Gemmatimonadota bacterium, encodes the following:
- the ppk1 gene encoding polyphosphate kinase 1, whose translation is MRPAGQRRLDKTAVRLALWILDPGSKPHILQVALVMSSANGNNSRTATVRTIASKRAGRRFTHKPRPPVAPLVTNYWRPEHFFNRELSWMEFNARVLEEALDPSVPLLERVKFLAIFSTNLDEFFMIRVAGVKRQIDAQVQSTRTADGLSPREVMTALSSRMHELVNKQHGLFINEIFPQLTEQGIDILEPEQLSPSQKAYLDEYFRKTILPVVTPLAVDPGHPFPYLANGTLCLVAEIRKIQKSVFPHTNLSVIHLPTSVMPRFLELPSENGRQAFFMLEDVIQMNLDLFYNGYEVLNCASIRVTRDADVDYEEEGAEDLLKVIEEGIRNRRNGAAVRLQYDPELSSRILDVLVDELELEPEDLYPTEGFTAFSDLIELYDAVDRPDLMDEPFPPQPATPFEGAPSIWEAIRKDDILLHHPFHQFNAVVRFVSEAAEDPQVLAIKMTLYRVSANSPITRALTRAAQNGKEVSVLLELKARFDEAANIQWARQLEEAGAHVIYGIPGIKVHCKACLVVRREGEGIHRYCHLGTGNYNDKTARIYADFGLFTDKEEFGEDVTQLFNLLTGYALPSRFHHLILSPTSMREDMVKRLQRESDRARAGHPALVIAKINSLVDPDMIVALYQASQAGVRIQLIIRGICCLRPGVPGLSENISVISIVDRFLEHVRLFYFYNDGDPEYLFSSADWMDRNLNRRVEISFPVIDRALQAELWAYLKIQLKDNVKARELQSDGTYRYVKKAGRRFQSQRELYELACETVRINADLKMKRSAASRTALTARN
- a CDS encoding response regulator, with amino-acid sequence MRQTILVVDDEPDIVEIIQYNLEKSGFDVIVAADGSAALEKARDEAPDLIVLDLMLPGLEGTDVCRILKQDERTRFIPILMLTAKSEEIDRIIGLELGADDYVVKPFSPREIALRIRNILRRRTEPETAGPVRAGSLVIDVEGHHVSVSGSSVSLTATEFKLLAVLFQRRGRVQTREELLDVVWGYDYMGYGRTVDAHIKRLREKLGEAAGMVETVRGVGYRFAR
- a CDS encoding outer membrane beta-barrel protein — protein: MPYMTKTYRFRNGHYAKYDRNRLAASMRAAVVVAALAVVLALLAGTAMEVRGQASMGRISGTVVDAATGDPLIGATVVVVGLELGAMADLEGAYLIRNVPAGLHTVRVSMIGYAAKRVTGVHVEPDQVSRIDITVEQELIVADVVEVTARSLENTEASLLKRRQNALSISDAISAEDISRGAQGDVAAAMTRVTGASVVDGKYVYIRGLGERYSTAQLNGTALPNADPNSKSVQMDIFAANLLDNITTEKTFTPDKPGNFTGGSVNVKTKSLPESFTMSFSTSTKYNTQSSFKDMLSYEGGEYDFLGFDDGTRDIPLPLQNPDVEIPGITSALRDPEAAQLLDLYSKSFADKSMTPTTIEGGLGQSYAFSIGNQTEIAERPFGMLGSVSYNRNVSAYDNGASGIWKRVSREAEGLNRERFATDMSGSEEVLWGGLVNATYQPSITHEIGVNVLYNRSGEKLSRFQTGAWPSSLPGENVRYETRVLSFIEREMRSLQFRGKHVMPSVSNMEIEWTGAFIRSTQDEPDLRYFTNEFQTVDAAGEGAPDIDSYTIALSNYAAPTRYFRNLEESNRDFKLDVTLPFTPWSGLTARLKFGGAYLDKDHTFRERRFSFRQDALQYRNDPVVFFSTARTGILPDEFQDTPGFTRFGNFVSEDSDLRNNYDGDQEIRAGYMMLDLPITRRFKVTGGARYESTLLDVASHETSLTPGRLDEKDWLPSINTVYQVVDNMNVRGAYSRTLARPSFRELAPFASFLFVGDYIFVGNSELKRTLIDNYDFRWEWFTRPGEI
- a CDS encoding HAMP domain-containing protein, coding for MRFSLQTKILVGYVAFTLVVAGAVYIYLNTSLREDVSGHTREQLLNDARLIQSYLENTPLPSLSPETIDPIADRLGEQCGARVTVVRDDGVVAGDSSIPLSSVPLLENHGDRPEILEAIASGIGNSIRYSNTLETDMAYVAVPFRTEQARGVVRVALPLQQFRWIESHIWKIVLAALGIGLLLSVVLSWGTERLVSRPIERMTEVARRQAAGDLEVAASAPAHVELSSLAAALNEMAAQSKERLSRIREENAQLEAVLSGMAEGVMVTSAEGRILMVNPAFKRMMDVDAWCLNKRPIEVVRNHDLQSVVDAAIDSAPSLHEDTVFDLTLEWNQRIFQVHLTPVRIGEQLHGVVAVFHDMTELRRLEQVRKDFVANVSHELRTPLTSIKGFVETLLDGAMEDTAALRRFMTSIQHHADRLQALVEDLLQLSSIESGRYEVEFTSCRLDRVSERVAEIFAKQVDRKQLALSLRFETDRPARGDPELMERALSNLVDNAVKYTENGGSITIGTEERVDEIVLSVSDTGPGIPSEALPRIFERFFRVDRARSRALGGTGLGLAIVRHTMELLNGRAWVESRLGEGATFYLSLPAWTENEPSEDEQSEVTGRPARTPGESVGETTTGGTT